The stretch of DNA TCGCGGAACTGCGGGATGAGGGCCTTCGTCTGCGCGGCGTCGGGCGCGTCGTCGGAGTCGAGGCAGTTGATCGCGTAGATGACCTGCCCGGAGTTCGAGCCGAAGGACCCATCCGCCTTGCGGTCGAAGTAGGTGTCGCTCAGCACGAGCATCACCGTGGGGTCGCCCTTGACCAGGCCGCGGAGCGCGCTGGTGAGGTAAGGCCAGGACTCCTGCGAGTACAGCGCCATGGCGATGCCGTAGAAGGCGCGACCCTCGGTCAGCAGCCGGCCTCCCGGCGCCTCGAGGGGATCCTTGCTGAGCTGGCCCATCAGCGTGGTGATCGTGGACATGCCCTCGCTCACCGAGTCGCCGACCGGGCACTCGTCCTCGTCGAGGCAGGAGGCGAGGTAGGCCTCGAGCGCGGCCTGGAAGCCGGTGGCCTGCCCCAGTCCCTGACCCGCGGCGTCGAGGGTGACGTCGACGGCACCGTCGAGGACCATCTTGTCGACCTTCTCGGGGAACAGGTCGGCATAGGTGGCGCCCAGCTGGGTGCCGTAGGAGAAGCCGAACCAGCGCATCGTGTCCTGGCCCAGCACGGCGCGGGCGATGTCGTGGTCGCGGGCGGCCTCGTCGGTGGAGACGTGGGCGGAGAGCTCGCCGGACTTCTCGCGGCAGGCGGTGCCCATCTCCTCGACCGAGCGCGTGAGCGCGGCGACGCCCGCCTCGTCGTCGGGGTCGGGATCGGTGTCGATGAAGGCGTCGAACCGCTCGTCGGAGAGGCACTCCAGGGGCGTGCTCTCGCCGACGCCGCGCGGGTCGACGCCGATCACGTCGTTGGTGCGGCGCAGGTCGTCGGGCAGCTCGCTCGCGAGGTAGCCGACGAAGTCGAGGGCCGAGCCGCCCGGACCGCCGGGGTTCGTGAAGATCGCGGACGCGCGGTCGCCGGTGGCCGGGACGCGGCGCACGGCCAGCCGCAGCGTCTCGCCGTCGGGACGGGCGTAGTCGACCGGGACCTCGATCGTGGTGCAGCGGTCGTCACGGCAGTCGCGCCACGTGGGCTTCTGCGCGTAGAACCGCTCGAGGCCGGCCGGTGCCGCCTCGCCCGTGGGCTTCGGGTCGGGAGCCGGGCGGTCGACGAGGAACAGCGCGCTGACCGCGCCCGCGACCAGTGCGACCACGAGCACGGAGACCAGCGTGATCACGGTGAAACGTCTCATCCGAGGAACCTCGACATCATGTGCTCGAGCGCCAGCTGGGGCGCCGCGTTGGCCTGGAGAGCGTCGCGGCACGCCACGATCGCGTCGATCGACGCCAGTGTGCCCTCGGGCGTGGTGCGCGCCGCCATGGTGGCGATGTCGTCGGCGACGTC from Aeromicrobium phoceense encodes:
- a CDS encoding alpha/beta hydrolase; translated protein: MRRFTVITLVSVLVVALVAGAVSALFLVDRPAPDPKPTGEAAPAGLERFYAQKPTWRDCRDDRCTTIEVPVDYARPDGETLRLAVRRVPATGDRASAIFTNPGGPGGSALDFVGYLASELPDDLRRTNDVIGVDPRGVGESTPLECLSDERFDAFIDTDPDPDDEAGVAALTRSVEEMGTACREKSGELSAHVSTDEAARDHDIARAVLGQDTMRWFGFSYGTQLGATYADLFPEKVDKMVLDGAVDVTLDAAGQGLGQATGFQAALEAYLASCLDEDECPVGDSVSEGMSTITTLMGQLSKDPLEAPGGRLLTEGRAFYGIAMALYSQESWPYLTSALRGLVKGDPTVMLVLSDTYFDRKADGSFGSNSGQVIYAINCLDSDDAPDAAQTKALIPQFRDVSPVFGAALGWGVMACHDWPIKGDHPQQAVTAEGAPPILVVGTTRDPATPYEWSEAMADQLDSGVLLTREGDGHTAYTSGNSCIREAVDAYFGGTVPKDGTVCKE